Proteins from one Scyliorhinus canicula chromosome 6, sScyCan1.1, whole genome shotgun sequence genomic window:
- the ggps1 gene encoding geranylgeranyl pyrophosphate synthase isoform X3: protein MLHSASILIDDIEDNSKLRRGIPVAHSIYGIPSVINSANYVYFLSLEKVLTLDHPEAIKVFTQQLLELHRGQGLDIHWRDSYTCPTVEDYKAMVLQKTGGLFGLAVGLMQLFSENKSDLKPLLDTLGLLFQIRDDYANLLSSEYSANKGFGEDLTEGKFSFPLIHAIWSHPESTQVQNILRQRTENIDIKKYCVSYLEKVGSFVHTRETLNQLESEAYKTIDKFGGNPQLVALIEQLSQLYKET from the coding sequence ATGCTGCACAGTGCTAGTATACTGATCGATGATATTGAGGATAATTCTAAGCTGCGCCGTGGCATTCCTGTAGCGCACAGCATCTATGGTATTCCATCCGTCATAAACTCCGCCAACTACGTCTACTTTTTAAGTCTGGAGAAGGTGCTGACCCTTGATCATCCAGAAGCCATTAAAGTCTTCACACAACAGCTACTGGAGCTCCATCGGGGTCAAGGCCTGGACATCCATtggagagattcatacacctgtCCAACAGTGGAAGATTACAAGGCCATGGTGCTACAGAAAACTGGAGGACTCTTCGGCCTGGCTGTCGGCCTCATGCAACTGTTCTCTGAAAATAAATCTGACTTAAAGCCTCTTCTTGACACGCTGGGGCTTTTGTTCCAAATACGTGATGATTATGCAAACCTGTTATCCAGCGAATACAGTGCAAACAAGGGTTTCGGTGAAGATTTAACAGAGGGGAAGTTTTCATTCCCTCTTATTCATGCTATCTGGTCACATCCAGAAAGTACACAGGTGCAAAATATTTTGCGACAGAGGACTGAAAATATAGATATAAAGAAATACTGTGTAAGTTACCTTGAAAAGGTGGGTTCTTTTGTTCACACCAGGGAAACACTCAATCAGTTGGAATCCGAAGCTTATAAAACTATTGACAAATTTGGAGGTAACCCACAGTTAGTAGCTTTAATTGAACAACTCAGTCAACTGTATAAAGAGACTTAA
- the ggps1 gene encoding geranylgeranyl pyrophosphate synthase isoform X2 — protein MQTLDSVIIEVIEMLHSASILIDDIEDNSKLRRGIPVAHSIYGIPSVINSANYVYFLSLEKVLTLDHPEAIKVFTQQLLELHRGQGLDIHWRDSYTCPTVEDYKAMVLQKTGGLFGLAVGLMQLFSENKSDLKPLLDTLGLLFQIRDDYANLLSSEYSANKGFGEDLTEGKFSFPLIHAIWSHPESTQVQNILRQRTENIDIKKYCVSYLEKVGSFVHTRETLNQLESEAYKTIDKFGGNPQLVALIEQLSQLYKET, from the exons atgcaaactctggaCAGT GTCATCATAGAAGTTATAGAAATGCTGCACAGTGCTAGTATACTGATCGATGATATTGAGGATAATTCTAAGCTGCGCCGTGGCATTCCTGTAGCGCACAGCATCTATGGTATTCCATCCGTCATAAACTCCGCCAACTACGTCTACTTTTTAAGTCTGGAGAAGGTGCTGACCCTTGATCATCCAGAAGCCATTAAAGTCTTCACACAACAGCTACTGGAGCTCCATCGGGGTCAAGGCCTGGACATCCATtggagagattcatacacctgtCCAACAGTGGAAGATTACAAGGCCATGGTGCTACAGAAAACTGGAGGACTCTTCGGCCTGGCTGTCGGCCTCATGCAACTGTTCTCTGAAAATAAATCTGACTTAAAGCCTCTTCTTGACACGCTGGGGCTTTTGTTCCAAATACGTGATGATTATGCAAACCTGTTATCCAGCGAATACAGTGCAAACAAGGGTTTCGGTGAAGATTTAACAGAGGGGAAGTTTTCATTCCCTCTTATTCATGCTATCTGGTCACATCCAGAAAGTACACAGGTGCAAAATATTTTGCGACAGAGGACTGAAAATATAGATATAAAGAAATACTGTGTAAGTTACCTTGAAAAGGTGGGTTCTTTTGTTCACACCAGGGAAACACTCAATCAGTTGGAATCCGAAGCTTATAAAACTATTGACAAATTTGGAGGTAACCCACAGTTAGTAGCTTTAATTGAACAACTCAGTCAACTGTATAAAGAGACTTAA